CCAACTTGCACGAGCTTGCATTGAAGCTCTGAAACAAGCTGGCTTAGTTGAGGGTGAGGTGAGGGAGGTTTGTTCCAACTTTCAACCGGTGAATTTGTATCATTTTGTACGATATTATTTAGACGTTACATCTTACAATATTTGTGCTGGTAGTTTTCGTAGAGTTAACAGTGTATATTTTATAGCCATAATTTTACTGGCTTATGAAAGGCCCTTGTTATGGAAATTGAATTCTGTTTAGTTTGTAGTAGTTTGTATTATgtagcctctctctctctctctctctctctctctctctctctctctcaggTTTGGGAGGATTGGAGGAATGAGTTCTTTAATATCATGTAATGATGTAATATGCATACGATCCTGATTGTGATTTGTTCCTTTTGGTTCATGCGTTGAACTTTTGATTGGAGTCCGAAAATCTATAATCTGAGGGTATCTCTATATGTCTCATGTGGGTATATGTGGCCGTACTTTGATCTTTCATTTGATCATTTCGTTGGTGAGGAATTCCTTCACGCACAAGAGTATGATTTAGATTGAAAAGTAGCGGCCTAACGCTGTATTATGTGTTTACAAGAATTTTCCTTTGTGGTTTGTTAAGCCGACATATTAcatagataaaataataaataaactgaTCACAATCTGCCCCTCAAATGAAATCGATGATTGAGGGAAGCTGTCGGTGGATCCCAAGAATGTCTCAAATCATCTGCCCCctgtctctttctttttttttttttttgcaccgTAGCTAACGAATTATGTATTTATCAATCCGAGAACGCTTCAGCCAATTTCCCCTAGTTGAGATAAACATCGGAATTATGTGCGTGCATGCACATAAAATTTAAGTGCTGGAAACAGCAATGAAGTATCTGGGCACTGGATTCCACTAacagtatataataataaataataataaggaTATATAGTAATGCTTAGTGATGCAACTCTGTTAATTATATAGTTATTGCTAATAAGGTTGGAGATGGGTCCCAAGGGGATGATTCCTAGTGTTACAGCAGAGAGTTTGCACCGCCATCTTGATGGTAGTGCCCACTGCCCATTGCACTACAATCCAAGAAAACTACCATACATTATTTTTTTGGGTGGTATAGGTATGAGTGAGAGAAGGAAGAAAGAGCACATTATTTTTTTGCCTCTAATTGCTTCATCAACTGTCATGTCTTGTATTATTATTAGTCCACATCTTTTGCTTTTGTTTTGGTAGTAATATACAAGAACCATGATTAAATTGCTGCGACTCTTGTGACAATTAAGTATTACCTTATCTGAACTTTTCCTTCTCATCCAACTAGTATAATTAAATCCACATTAATCATGACTAATTGTTCTTTATAAAGTGTAAatttcaattttgtcattctAGTACTTGTTGGGTGAAATTCAGTGACCAAAAAAGATATTATCTAAATtcttattatctttaatttgatataacATTTTACTAAGTTATGAGTACTAACTGACAAGCAATGTGTCAAGTTTTTACCTTTTGTCCGCTATAAAGAGTGTCACGGGCGCCACATCTTTTTCATTAATATCTATCTTGAATGAAACAAATAAATTGGAGGACTCTTCACACTCACACCAGCTTCCAATTAGATTACACTTCTTCATATGCTTGTGATGGATCAAGTAGTAATTAATACTGTAGtagtcattattttttttaattttattttctgacTGACTGCTAGGCCTTTTAATTTAAATACAGTAGATCTTTAATTTAATGCTTGTGATGACTCCTTTAATGCACCATTTATTATTAAGTGTCACGGAAGTCATAGTAAAATGAGAGCATGTGGGAGTGTGATGTGTCAGAATGAGTTTTTGACAGGTAAAACACTCCCTTATTCTCAATATAAATCACTATCTTATTATGGCCAACAGGAGCTACCAAAAATGAAGTAAAAGCAACTAGGCAACCTATATAGATATGGAACTGAACTGAAccaattcatttattttttatgttccTCCACTGACATAACCACATTACATTATTATTACCTTATCACAGAAGATTAgttaaatacatataaaaaataaaaaataaaaaatacacccTCTTTGCCTTACCTAAGATTagtaaaatatatacatatgtgACTGCCTCTTCTTAGAGAGGACAAGGAGTTTTCTTGTGATTCTGAATTGTAAATACACGTGTGATGTTTTGTTCTTTCTTTGGATCCATGTTAACTTTGTTTAAGCAACTAACTTCAGGTGAAAATAAGAGAACAAAAAGGTTAATCAAGTTTTACCACTCCCATGGAATTTTCTAATCTCTGCTAATTCCATTGCTCTTGTTCTCAAGGAACACATGTTCTTGGGTGTTGTCGTTTTCCAAAAACAGCTTTCTGATTGCTTCAGTGTCACTATATGTGGGCCTTCTTCTCCTACTTCTAAATCCATTTAccctttttctttgttcttgCTTCAAGTTACCAACTTTAGTGTCTGTAATTTATTCCTCATTTGTTAGAAAGTGTTGGCCTTTTGAGGAGGTTGTGCTTGGAGTTGGAGACTGGTATGGGATGAGGGTGGTATTGGCAATGATGCTGCAACTTCTTAAGCTCTGCatcatttttctttctgttgCTGTCCTACGATCCAAAGGTAGGTGCTTAATCTTCAGAATAATTCATTGATGTTAGTCCTCTGTAAACTTTGCAAAACAAACTTATTCTTAGTCTAGAACCTTGAAGTACTTGATATGGGTCAACATTCTTGCTTTTTAACAATGATGTTATTATATCTCAGTGAACCTAAACTTAACTTCTGTGTTAAATTTTACAGTTAAATGATTGGTTTGAATAGCCATAGAATGGAGTAGGAGATGCCTTCTATCTGTTTGTCCTTTTGCATTGCATCCAAAGCCTAATTTTGAGTAGTATAACATAATGCAAGTTACTGCTGGGATTTGAAACTAGTTGATCTTTATGACATGACAATGTGGGTGACTACAATTTTATCAAAATGACAAATTTGTAGAAGAAATTACTGATTCTACCCATATGTTTGCTGATGGaaattttaatcttttgttCCATGGAATTTTGGGCATTCATATGATAATATCTTTTTTTCAGGGTCCACTGTATCTCCATCTCCAGCATTCCTTCCTGTGATTCCTTCACTTGGAAGCAATGCACCAAGTTTACCATTACTTCCACATGGTATGTCACCATATCTAAATGTAAATTTTGATCTTTGATAACTTACCTTATGGTATGTGGATGTTCTATAACTTCATTCAGGCCTGGTTGTACCTCCATCTCCAGAAAGAGGTTCATGGACTAACATTGCCCCAAGCTCTCCAGCAGTAGCAAATGGTAATCTCATTACATTAGTCCATTAAGTAATATTCGGATCATCCGAGCTAAATGCTTCAGTTTTTCACAATGAAGGGTCATTCTTGCTTCCTCCTGATGCTTTACCACTTCCTGCATCAGCTCCAACTCCTCAGAAGCATGATAAGGACATAGAACCATCCTCAACTCCAAGTCCAACTACTATCGCATTGTCACCACCCCCACATGAGGTTGCTCCTTTGCCATCAACGCCACAAGGAAATGCGCCGCTGCCCTTTAGATCAAGTCCACCACTAGGGAAAACACCTGCTGAACATGGAACTCTAGCACCTAAGATTGGTAATGGGAATGCAAATCTGAGTCACAAAGAAGAGCCGGTTTCACCCTGTATGTAATAAAAAAGTTCTAGCATTTCATGTTGTCACTAGAATTCTCACTGCCATGGCTTTCTATTTTTCATATTCAACAGATTCCTGTTGTTATTTATGCTCTTCTACTGAATACTTGAACAGCACCAGCTGCAACACCTTCTATCAATTTGCCGAAAATTTCACCAAGCATCCAACCAAGCGATAATGGAAGTTTTCCTCCTCAAGAGGGCACAAAGAAAGGTCACAATTCAGAACCAGTTACACCAGGCATGTTATAAAAGTTTAAAGTTGCCACCTTAATGCTTCTGGTTTCAAGTCAATTTCAGGCCATACTATGTGGTTCTAAACTTCGTATTTCCCATTAAATGAAGCACAGAATCTGCTGCATCACCACCATGGAAAGCGGAGCATAATCCTTCTCCTCCACCACCAGAAGCACACCCTATTAGTCCATCCATATTGCCTGGTATATTTTATTAACTTAGTCTGATAAATTTTATCATTATTTCTTATGTTGTTGAATTCATGCAGCACCTGTTGCATCACCACCAAGTTCATTTCCAGTGAATCCGCCACTGGTCCATCCAATTATTCCATCAACATTACCAGGTATGATGTTAACAAAGATTCTTTCAGTGTCATGAAGGATGCCTGTGCTTGTGGTTACTTCAGCATTTGTGTGTGCTTAAGTTTCTTTTATGTTCAAATGCTATAGTGCAATCATAATTCACTTCATGAAACTTATTTAGTGCAAAAACATGTGGTGCAGCACCTGTTGCCTCTCCCAAGTCATCTTCTTCTGGAAGCTTCAATTGGAAAAATGGTGATGCACCACCAATTGCTGTACCTTTGTACAAATCACCAAAGCCACTTCCAGCTGTAGTACATTCCCCTGCTCAAGGTAGGGTAACATTAAAACTTTTAAGACTAAAATAAGAGCATAAGCTATAAACTGTTTTTCAAAATACtgaaaaaatgcaaatatatacatcaTATTAGAATGCCATTGGAAATAGTTTCAAAATATATGCAaccctttattttgttttattttattttattttttataaatgtaGCTCCTGCTGCACATAAAGCAAGGCAAATTGATCATGATCATGAGCCATTGACTAAAACTCCTAATAAAGAAAAGCATACGCCTGCATTGTCACCTTCTGCCTCATCATATGAGCATCATCATACAAGGAACACAACTGCCAGTTCTGCTCCTCCACCACCATCACCATACATGGTTTCTTCTTCCCCTTCAAATCATCAAGGTTTGCAGTATTACCTGATTTATTAAATTGTGCTACAAATGAAGTTTTCCTTGTTCAACTAAAAATATAACCGTTTTCTATGTTAGGTAAAGCAATTCCTCCTTCATTACAACCAAAAAGTGGGGAAAGGCATCATGTTTCACCTCCAATGAACCAAAGTACTATATAAGTACTATaacctttttttcttattcttttagtACTATAGGTAAACAAAGATCatttctaattattattattactttattttatattttgcaTGGTAGGTTCTTCAATTCCTTCATTCTCTTCTCCTACTCATTCACCCATGACCCAAGTTTCGTCGGCTCCTTCATCATCAATCGAACTTGCTCCTCACCCAACTGAAAGTAAGAATGACTGCCTTCATCCTTTTTATGTTATAGAAATTCCATTCTTATTATTTAGAAACTTTCTGTTTAGATATTTTGCCATTTCATTATTATTTACTTATTAGCATGCATTTGTTAATTGTATTTGCAAGTGCAAGCTCCATTTCTTCCCCCTAAAGTAGCTCCTTCTCCCTCAAAGACACCATCCCCGCCTCAAGTTCGAGCATTGCCACCCCCACCTCCAAATGAAGGTTAGAACCTTGTTTGTTTGATCCATTTTATGCAGAAGTTAGTGCTGCAAAGTGCTAATATCTGTGCTCTTTGGATTGTTCCGAGCCTTATTCATCATCATGTTCTTCACTTTTCAGAGTGTTCATCAACCGTCTGCTTAGAACCTTATACAAACTCTCCACCCGGAGCACCTTGCAGATGTGTTTGGCCCATGCGAGTCGGTCTCCGTGTCAGTGTCTCTCTTTATACCTTCTTCCCTTTGGTTTCAGAGCTGGCTTCTGAAATTGCTACCGGAGTTTTCATGAGGCAAAGTCAAGTTCGGATTATGGGAGCAAATGCAGCAACCGAGCAACCTGAGAAAACGGTTGTCTTAATTGATTTGGTACCACTTGGTGAAAACTTTGACAGTACTACAGCACTTTTCACTTCCAACAGATTCTGGCATAAACAGGTTGCTATAAAAGCTTCCTACTTTGGAGACTATGATGTTTTATATGTGAGCTATCCAGGTATATAGaactttcattttcttttctatcaTTTTCTTCCATAACTATTTTGGCAAGAACTTTTATGGGATCCTCCAACATATAATAGGTTtggctccttctcctcctttaCCACCTTCAACCATTTCCATCATTGATGGTGGTCCATATTCCATTGATGGCAATAATGGAGGGACAATAAAGCCCCTTGGCGTGGACATACAGAAGAGGCAGCATAAAAGTGGACTTAGCAGAGGCATAGTTGCCATTATAACTGTTTCAGTTTTTCTAGCAGTTGTGTTATGTGCTGCCGCAGCAGCAGCCTGGGTTATGCTCAAGTATGGAGATCATGTTACTCAACCGGCATCAACGCCACGGCTTTCACAACCTTCTCTTACCAAACCACCAGGTAAGACAACCGTGATCACTTCTCCTAGATGGTTAATCATAATACAGAACTTTATTTACATATTACAAGCCAAAATGTTTGAAACTAAATGATTGAAGACTTGTAAATTTTCTTTTGTATCCAACTAGTGAATTTCACAGGTAATGCTGCATCATTAGTTGGAGGTGGGGTTGGTTCTGCTTCGACATCATTTCGATCTAGCATTGCTGCTTATACAGGGTCTGCTAAGACTTTCAGTGCGAATGATATTATAAAAGCTACTGATAATTTTCATGGTTCAAGAATACTTGGAGAAGGTGGTTTTGGGCTGGTTTATGGTGGCATCCTTGAAGATGGAACAAAAGTGGCAGTCAAGGTTATAAAGAGGGAAGATCATCACGGCGATCGCGAGTTCTTAGCTGAAGTTGAGATGCTTAGCCGTCTTCATCATAGAAATTTGGTCAAGTTGATTGGGATATGTACCGAGGAAAGTGTCCGCTGCTTGATTTATGAACTTGTTCCAAATGGCAGCGTGGAATCCCACTTACATGGTACTTGAATGCGGTTGCTTGAGTCTTAAGTTAGCATTCAATTGTGTTGAGCACTTGAAGAAAATGCTTTGTTTTTTCTTTGTGGACTTGTGACAGGAGTTGACAGGGAAAGTAGTCCACTTGGTTGGAGTGCTAGGATGAAGATAGCTCTTGGCGCGGCTCGCGGTCTAGCCTATCTGCACGAGGATTCGAGTCCCCGTGTTATACACCGGGACTTCAAATCAAGCAACATATTGTTGGAAGATGATTTCACACCAAAAGTATCCGATTTTGGATTGGCTCGAACAGCAACAGATGAGAATAATAATAGACACATATCAACACGCGTCATGGGAACTTTCGggtaaaaaactaaaaatcaattttactATTAGCTGAAGTATGATGCATAATGCAtttcatttttgaattttgatgatGTGTGTAAAAAATTCATACAGTTATGTGGCTCCGGAGTATGCAATGACAGGACACCTTCTTGTTAAGAGTGATGTTTACAGCTACGGCGTTGTTCTTCTTGAGCTTTTAACAGGAAGAAAGCCTGTGGACATGTCACAACCTCCCGGTCAAGAAAACCTTGTTGCTTGGGCTCGGCCGCTTCTCGCGAGTCGCGAGGGATTGGAGGCAATAGTAGATCCATATCTAGGAGGAGATGTGAGTTTTGACAGCGTGGCCAAAGTTGCAGCAATTGCTTCAATGTGTGTGCAGCCAGAGGTATCGAACCGGCCTTTCATGGGGGAGGTTGTGCAGGCCTTAAAACTCGTGTGCAATGAATGCGAGGAAgcgaaagaagaagaagaagaagaagaagaaggtggtTCAAGAAGATCATCCACTCAGGATATGGATTTGGATGTGAGAGTGAGTAATATGGATGTTGAGAGAGGATTGGTTGCATCAGAACTATTCAGTTGTTC
Above is a genomic segment from Arachis stenosperma cultivar V10309 chromosome 1, arast.V10309.gnm1.PFL2, whole genome shotgun sequence containing:
- the LOC130960583 gene encoding proline-rich receptor-like protein kinase PERK14, with the protein product MRVVLAMMLQLLKLCIIFLSVAVLRSKGSTVSPSPAFLPVIPSLGSNAPSLPLLPHGLVVPPSPERGSWTNIAPSSPAVANGSFLLPPDALPLPASAPTPQKHDKDIEPSSTPSPTTIALSPPPHEVAPLPSTPQGNAPLPFRSSPPLGKTPAEHGTLAPKIGNGNANLSHKEEPVSPSPAATPSINLPKISPSIQPSDNGSFPPQEGTKKGHNSEPVTPESAASPPWKAEHNPSPPPPEAHPISPSILPAPVASPPSSFPVNPPLVHPIIPSTLPAPVASPKSSSSGSFNWKNGDAPPIAVPLYKSPKPLPAVVHSPAQAPAAHKARQIDHDHEPLTKTPNKEKHTPALSPSASSYEHHHTRNTTASSAPPPPSPYMVSSSPSNHQGKAIPPSLQPKSGERHHVSPPMNQSSSIPSFSSPTHSPMTQVSSAPSSSIELAPHPTEMQAPFLPPKVAPSPSKTPSPPQVRALPPPPPNEECSSTVCLEPYTNSPPGAPCRCVWPMRVGLRVSVSLYTFFPLVSELASEIATGVFMRQSQVRIMGANAATEQPEKTVVLIDLVPLGENFDSTTALFTSNRFWHKQVAIKASYFGDYDVLYVSYPGLAPSPPLPPSTISIIDGGPYSIDGNNGGTIKPLGVDIQKRQHKSGLSRGIVAIITVSVFLAVVLCAAAAAAWVMLKYGDHVTQPASTPRLSQPSLTKPPGNAASLVGGGVGSASTSFRSSIAAYTGSAKTFSANDIIKATDNFHGSRILGEGGFGLVYGGILEDGTKVAVKVIKREDHHGDREFLAEVEMLSRLHHRNLVKLIGICTEESVRCLIYELVPNGSVESHLHGVDRESSPLGWSARMKIALGAARGLAYLHEDSSPRVIHRDFKSSNILLEDDFTPKVSDFGLARTATDENNNRHISTRVMGTFGYVAPEYAMTGHLLVKSDVYSYGVVLLELLTGRKPVDMSQPPGQENLVAWARPLLASREGLEAIVDPYLGGDVSFDSVAKVAAIASMCVQPEVSNRPFMGEVVQALKLVCNECEEAKEEEEEEEEGGSRRSSTQDMDLDVRVSNMDVERGLVASELFSCSVRLGRQEEESGSFRRHSYSGPLMTGRSRQLWQIMRRLSGGTVSEHASIFNL